The following are encoded in a window of Nibricoccus aquaticus genomic DNA:
- a CDS encoding oxidoreductase has product MPASILKNKTALVTGASSGIGREIAQLLAERGARVFGTARNPQSATPIPGVEMIAMDVTDDASVAGAVRSIVQKAGPIHFVVNNAGYGLTGAVEETSLAEARQQFETNFFGTLRVTNAVLPEMRRAGFGRFANISSVVGFLPAPFMSMYSASKHAMEGYTESLDHEVRRFGVRALLIEPSFTKSNISHSGKDAELRLDDYSVQRDLILQATRNGIATGDDPRLVAETVFTALTASSPRLRYPVGKGVTLSRLRRFLPAGVFDRAIRKQFQLN; this is encoded by the coding sequence ATGCCTGCTTCAATTTTGAAAAACAAAACCGCTCTGGTCACCGGAGCCTCTTCCGGCATCGGCCGCGAAATCGCCCAACTGCTCGCCGAACGCGGGGCCCGCGTCTTCGGCACCGCCCGCAATCCACAGTCGGCCACCCCGATCCCTGGCGTCGAAATGATCGCGATGGATGTCACCGACGACGCCAGCGTGGCCGGTGCGGTCCGGAGCATCGTCCAGAAAGCCGGCCCGATCCATTTCGTGGTCAACAACGCCGGCTACGGCCTGACCGGAGCGGTCGAGGAAACCAGCCTCGCGGAAGCCCGGCAGCAGTTTGAGACCAATTTCTTCGGCACCCTGCGCGTGACGAATGCCGTGCTGCCGGAAATGCGGCGGGCGGGCTTCGGCCGCTTCGCCAACATCAGTTCCGTCGTGGGCTTCCTCCCGGCGCCGTTCATGTCCATGTATTCGGCGAGCAAACACGCGATGGAGGGCTACACCGAGTCGCTTGACCACGAAGTGCGCCGCTTTGGAGTTCGCGCGCTGCTCATCGAGCCTTCGTTCACGAAGAGCAACATCAGCCACAGCGGGAAAGACGCCGAACTCCGGCTCGACGACTATTCGGTTCAGCGCGACCTGATTTTGCAGGCGACGCGAAACGGCATCGCGACCGGCGACGATCCGCGCCTGGTGGCCGAAACCGTCTTCACCGCTCTGACCGCCAGCTCGCCACGACTGCGCTACCCGGTTGGCAAAGGCGTCACGTTGAGCCGCCTCCGCCGCTTTTTGCCGGCAGGCGTGTTCGACCGTGCGATCCGCAAACAATTCCAACTGAACTGA
- a CDS encoding TetR/AcrR family transcriptional regulator, whose amino-acid sequence MKVTKTQALENRTHIVETASTLFRERGYDGVSVADLMAAAGFTHGGFYKHFPSKADLMAEAAACGFSQSTANNADADPATILKEYLSRKHRDALGRGCTLAALSGDAARQPASVKKTFADGIESQLATLERDAAASGQKESGEARARRIAMLAQAVGALVLSRACPDDSALADEILKVCRARILGDHA is encoded by the coding sequence ATGAAAGTAACCAAAACACAGGCGCTGGAGAACCGGACGCACATCGTAGAGACAGCCTCCACCCTTTTCCGTGAACGCGGGTACGACGGCGTGAGCGTGGCGGATTTGATGGCAGCGGCGGGCTTCACCCACGGCGGTTTCTACAAGCATTTTCCCTCGAAAGCCGACCTGATGGCGGAGGCGGCGGCGTGCGGGTTTTCACAGTCGACGGCGAATAACGCCGACGCCGATCCAGCCACGATTTTGAAGGAATACCTGTCGCGAAAGCACCGCGACGCGCTGGGCCGGGGCTGCACGCTGGCGGCGCTGAGTGGAGACGCGGCGAGGCAGCCGGCATCAGTTAAAAAGACCTTTGCAGACGGTATCGAAAGTCAGCTGGCAACGCTGGAGCGCGATGCGGCGGCCTCGGGACAAAAAGAGTCAGGCGAAGCGCGGGCGCGTAGAATCGCGATGCTGGCGCAGGCGGTGGGCGCGCTCGTGCTGTCGCGGGCATGTCCGGACGACTCAGCGCTGGCGGATGAGATTCTG